The Equus przewalskii isolate Varuska unplaced genomic scaffold, EquPr2 ChrUn-10, whole genome shotgun sequence genome window below encodes:
- the CRCT1 gene encoding cysteine-rich C-terminal protein 1, which translates to MSSQQSAGASRGFSKGSSQGPTPCPAPAPAASSSCCGSCGDSGCCGGDSGCCGGDSGCCGDSGCCGDSGCCGSSTSCCCFPRRRRRQRRTCCSCCGGGSQRSQGSSNTQTGCCGGC; encoded by the coding sequence ATGTCCTCCCAGCAGAGCGCAGGGGCCTCCAGAGGCTTTTCCAAGGGGTCTTCTCAGGGCCCCACTCCGTGTCCCGCCCCTGCACCCGCCGCCTCGTCCTCCTGCTGCGGCTCCTGCGGCGACTCCGGCTGCTGCGGCGGTGACTCGGGCTGCTGCGGCGGTGACTCGGGCTGCTGCGGCGACTCAGGTTGCTGCGGCGACTCAGGTTGCTGCGGCTCCAgcaccagctgctgctgcttccccaGGAGGCGCCGCCGGCAGCGCAGgacctgctgcagctgctgcggGGGTGGCAGCCAGCGATCCCAGGGCTCCAGCAACACCCAGACCGGCTGCTGCGGTGGCTGCTGA